A single Vigna radiata var. radiata cultivar VC1973A chromosome 8, Vradiata_ver6, whole genome shotgun sequence DNA region contains:
- the LOC106771711 gene encoding uncharacterized protein LOC106771711: MNERAKKKHVREVPSVPFIWEVKPGIPKKYWKPETEVSSVASVPFLWEEKPGKPFPNFSDLSVNPEKILIHVASSSGFSIACNFGHDGKDKETCNYDSESITCLDLEAFTFDANCVAPSEKASTSSPASSETDSSISSYATGRSSPIGATFLETLFPLYARDQNLEKQTSTTQELEPKDFYDEDIVSDILRRPPTLGELIMMSRRRSCRRKTVQMNKWDPPKKIPRQQIFGCFPFVTNSKMIEGLLKKKYFPRLKLI; the protein is encoded by the exons atgaatgaaagagCAAAGAAAAAGCATGTGAGGGAAGTACCTTCAGTTCCTTTCATATGGGAAGTAAAGCCAGGCATTCCTAAGAAATATTGGAAGCCAGAGACAGAGGTCTCTTCCGTTGCCTCTGTTCCATTTCTTTGGGAAGAAAAACCAGGAAAACCCTTTCCTAATTTCTCAGATTTATCAGTTAATCCCGAGAAAATACTCATTCATGTAGCATCATCTTCTGGTTTTTCTATCGCATGCAACTTTGGCCACGATGGCAAAGACAAAGAAACCTGCAATTATGACAGTGAAAGCATAACTTGTTTAGACCTTGAAGCTTTTACATTTGATGCAAACTGTGTTGCGCCATCAGAAAAAGCTTCTACTTCCTCTCCAGCCTCCTCAGAGACAGATAGTAGCATAAGCAGTTATGCAACTGGCAGGTCAAGCCCAATTGGTGCTACTTTCCTTGAGACCCTTTTTCCTCTGTATGCAAGGGATCAGAACCTGGAAAAACAAACTTCTACTACACAAGAACTAGAACCCAAAGATTTCTATGATGAAGATATTGTCAGTGACATTTTAAGGAGGCCACCAACACTCGGAGAGCTAATTATGATGAGCCGGAGAAGAAGCTGCAGAAGAAAAACCGTTCAAATGAATAAATGGGATCCCCCAAAG AAAATCCCAAGACAacaaatttttggatgtttccCGTTTGTAACTAATAGCAAAATGATCGAGGGGCTTCTGAAGAAAAAGTACTTCCCCAGACTTAAACTGATATAG
- the LOC106771045 gene encoding mediator of RNA polymerase II transcription subunit 31: protein MASKNESDNSTHTSPSSPKNTYKDPDDGRQRFLLELEFVQCLANPTYIHYLAQNRYFEDEAFIGYLKYLQYWQRPEYIKFIMYPHCLYFLELLQNANFRNAMAHPINKELAHRQQFYFWKNYRNNRLKHILPRSLPEPSATSAVPAPLSTPAQAPASALPPVPSTSVAVTTTPTQAPSPMSYGMPPGSGLAKNDMRNPTVDNRRKRK from the exons ATGGCCAGTAAAAACGAAAGCGACAATTCAACCCATACTTCTCCATCATC GCCGAAGAACACATACAAAGATCCAGATGATGGGCGGCAACGGTTTTTGCTTGAATTGGAGTTTGTTCAGTGCCTTGCCAATCCTACCTATATCCACT ATTTGGCTCAGAATCGTTATTTTGAGGATGAAGCATTCATTGGATACTTAAAGTATCTTCAATATTGGCAGCGCCctgaatatattaaatttatcat GTATCCTCATTGTCTTTATTTTCTTGAGCTGCTTCAGAATGCAAACTTTCGCAATGCAATGGCACATCCTATCAATAAG GAACTGGCACATAGACAACAATTCTACTTCTGGAAGAATTATAGGAACAATCGGCTAAAACACATTTTACCAAGATCACTTCCTGAACCTAGTGCCACATCTGCAGTTCCTGCTCCCCTTTCAACTCCAGCTCAGGCACCTGCATCTGCACTACCACCAGTACCTTCTACAAGCGTTGCTGTCACAACAACACCTACGCAAGCTCCTTCCCCTATGTCGTACGGTATGCCCCCTGGCTCTGGTCTAGCTAAAAATGACATGAGGAATCCCACAGTTGACAATAGAAGGAAGAGAAAGTGA